A single Equus asinus isolate D_3611 breed Donkey chromosome 21, EquAss-T2T_v2, whole genome shotgun sequence DNA region contains:
- the CDHR4 gene encoding cadherin-related family member 4 isoform X3: protein MVLLRALVLLLALVVSDVHCLPWFIKVSESQGPGTILQFFSFNCSSHIPTLELLHVQPPTTFFNPPRLTRWQGIYVGEVTLSSSARLDALVVNHYELQLRFICGNHVMEGPLSVDVEQDPGHIRCVGRFASPGGEIIQVLETVSPGARLYTLLLPGLELQGAQMSITSAQDPPHFPGPFSINRQGWLQAPSQGLKGQAQKSFQLQVSVTFGQNRSCHGMLMVKVLPAPSSQVSFLEQAQNITILENLVPGSKVAQVQARGFDVRYEIVSPVPCPLFSIGRADGVVRTAAPLELTPATKGAAVTRLQVKAFERLRPWASVELDLTVKVRSVNRWPPRCLPELLVTQIPETMPVGTMLNTFTCTDPDSPGSTLDYQLRFHSPPGPASLCLRERVLEVNATLDCDTPGACFQHAASILVLDDGQPLMTTEVPVLVMVTPVNEFSPACVSRTFRVREDAGPHTLLGSVVGTDMDYPHNSIEYHTSGGSATFAVDHLSGEVRLLGSLDYELQRLYRLTVLLTDHSQDQDATCHHSGSCTITIEVEDVNDHAPECEPPFQELTIHTSLGQSVEVTKVLCRVPQEPQRLAFSYSIVGGNSQSRFSLQGAILVHNDLMLAPPWPEQPHTYELLIRVADAGPSIPHLSTTATVIVHLVPWRASTVATSTHRATMPSMMTALLVTDTEAFWQPEPWFVVMLTMTGALLLLALGWLLNRLLQGLARVLQAPSIPAQALLLNSIQGAERSIEGFMEAPRMEMPQAPSSIMSLQHFDGRAQDSRTGRDYLFNTRTGARHWL from the exons ATGGTGCTGCTCAGGGCCCTGGTGCTGCTTCTTGCTCTGGTTGTCTCTG ACGTCCACTGCCTGCCCTGGTTCATAAAAGTCTCCGAGAGCCAGGGACCTGGCACCAtccttcagtttttctccttcaaCTGCTCTTCTCATATACCTACCCTAGAGTTGCTCCATGTGCAGCCACCCACCACCTTCTTCAACCCACCCAGACTGACTAGGTGGCAAGGGATCTATGTGGGTGAG GTGACCTTGAGCAGCTCGGCCCGGCTGGATGCCCTGGTGGTGAACCACTATGAGCTGCAGCTGCGGTTCATATGTGGCAACCACGTGATGGAGGGACCACTCTCTGTGGATGTGGAGCAGGACCCTGGCCATATCCGGTGTGTTGGCCGATTTGCCAGCCCAG GTGGGGAAATCATTCAGGTGCTGGAAACAGTCTCACCTGGGGCCCGCCTGTACACTCTGTTGCTCCCAGGCCTGGAACTCCAGGGTGCCCAG ATGAGCATCACCAGTGCCCAGGACCCTCCACACTTCCCTGGACCTTTCTCTATCAATAGGCAGGGTTGGCTGCAGGCGCCATCCCAGGGCCTCAAAGGCCAGGCTCAAAAG AGCTTCCAGCTTCAGGTCTCAGTGACCTTTGGACAAAACCGAAGCTGCCATGGCATGCTGATGGTTAAAGTTTTGCCTGCTCCCTCCAGCCAGGTCTCCTTCCT GGAGCAAGCCCAGAATATCACCATCTTGGAGAACCTGGTCCCCGGGAGTAAGGTGGCTCAGGTCCAGGCCCGGGGCTTCGATGTGCGCTATGAAATCGTCTCCCCGGTGCCCTGCCCGCTCTTCTCCATCGGTCGCG CCGACGGTGTGGTGCGGACCGCTGCTCCTCTGGAGTTGACGCCAGCGACCAAAGGAGCCGCGGTTACACGGCTGCAAGTGAAGGCCTTCGAGCGGCTCCGTCCGTGGGCCAGCGTCGAGCTCGATCTCACGGTGAAAGTGCGGTCAGTCAACCGCTGGCCCCCGCGCTGCCTCCCAGAGCTGCTGGT gaCACAAATCCCGGAGACCATGCCTGTGGGCACCATGCTGAACACCTTCACTTGCACTGACCCGGATTCTCCTGGTTCCACCTTGGACTACCAGCTGCGGTTCCACAGCCCTCCTGGCCCAGCCAGTCTCTGCCTTCGAGAAAGGGTCCTGGAG GTGAATGCCACACTGGACTGTGACACTCCTGGGGCCTGCTTTCAGCATGCAGCCTCCATCCTGGTGCTTGATGATGGTCAGCCCCTGATGACCA CTGAGGTGCCAGTACTGGTGATGGTGACACCTGTCAACGAGTTCTCCCCAGCCTGTGTCTCACGCACATTTCGAGTTCGGGAGGATGCAGGGCCCCACACTCTTCTGGGCTCTGTGGTGGGCACCGACATGGACTACCCGCACAACAGCATTGAGTACCACACCTCTGGCGGATCCGCCACCTTTGCTGTGGACCATCTCAGCG GAGAGGTTCGCCTCCTGGGGTCTTTGGACTATGAGCTGCAAAGGTTATACAGGCTCACTGTCCTGCTGACTGACCACAGCCAAGACCAGGACGCCACTTGCCACCACTCAGGCTCCTGCACCATTACCATCGAGGTTGAG GATGTGAATGACCATGCCCCAGAGTGTGAGCCCCCCTTTCAGGAACTCACCATCCACACATCCCTGGGCCAGAGCGTGGAGGTGACCAAGGTGTTATGTCGGGTCCCCCAGGAGCCTCAGCGCCTGGCCTTCTCCTACAGTATCGTGGGAG GGAATAGTCAGAGCCGATTCAGTCTGCAAGGAGCCATCCTGGTGCACAATGACCTCATGTTGGCACCCCCTTGGCCAGAGCAGCCTCATACTTATGAGCTATTGATTCGTGTGGCCGATGCAGgtccctccatcccccatctCAGCACCACAGCCACCGTCATTGTGCATCTAGTTCCGTGGAGGGCCAGCACAGTGGCCACCAGCACCCACAGAGCCACA ATGCCTTCAATGATGACAGCCCTGCTTGTGACAGACACGGAGGCTTTCTGGCAGCCGGAGCCCTGGTTTGTGGTGATGCTGACAATGACCGGTGcccttctcctcttggctctgggCTGGCTCCTCAACAGGCTCCTTCAGGG GTTGGCCCGGGTGCTACAGGCACCAAGCATACCAGCCCAGGCTCTGCTGCTAAACAG TATCCAAGGAGCTGAGAGGTCCATTGAGGGGTTCATGGAGGCGCCAAGGATGGAGATGCCACAGGCACCCAGCAGCATCATGAGCCTG CAGCACTTTGATGGCAGAGCACAGGACTCCC GTACAGGCAGAGATTACCTGTTCAACACGCGCACGGGAGCCCGGCACTGGCTCTGA
- the CDHR4 gene encoding cadherin-related family member 4 isoform X6 translates to MVLLRALVLLLALVVSDVHCLPWFIKVSESQGPGTILQFFSFNCSSHIPTLELLHVQPPTTFFNPPRLTRWQGIYVGEVTLSSSARLDALVVNHYELQLRFICGNHVMEGPLSVDVEQDPGHIRCVGRFASPGGEIIQVLETVSPGARLYTLLLPGLELQGAQMSITSAQDPPHFPGPFSINRQGWLQAPSQGLKGQAQKSFQLQVSVTFGQNRSCHGMLMVKVLPAPSSQVSFLEQAQNITILENLVPGSKVAQVQARGFDVRYEIVSPVPCPLFSIGRADGVVRTAAPLELTPATKGAAVTRLQVKAFERLRPWASVELDLTVKVRSVNRWPPRCLPELLVTQIPETMPVGTMLNTFTCTDPDSPGSTLDYQLRFHSPPGPASLCLRERVLEVNATLDCDTPGACFQHAASILVLDDGQPLMTTEVPVLVMVTPVNEFSPACVSRTFRVREDAGPHTLLGSVVGTDMDYPHNSIEYHTSGGSATFAVDHLSGEVRLLGSLDYELQRLYRLTVLLTDHSQDQDATCHHSGSCTITIEVEDVNDHAPECEPPFQELTIHTSLGQSVEVTKVLCRVPQEPQRLAFSYSIVGGNSQSRFSLQGAILVHNDLMLAPPWPEQPHTYELLIRVADAGPSIPHLSTTATVIVHLVPWRASTVATSTHRATMPSMMTALLVTDTEAFWQPEPWFVVMLTMTGALLLLALGWLLNRLLQGIQGAERSIEGFMEAPRMEMPQAPSSIMSLHFDGRAQDSRESPSSQTILHLGPLSLLTPSQYLLLPPDIHYLLFP, encoded by the exons ATGGTGCTGCTCAGGGCCCTGGTGCTGCTTCTTGCTCTGGTTGTCTCTG ACGTCCACTGCCTGCCCTGGTTCATAAAAGTCTCCGAGAGCCAGGGACCTGGCACCAtccttcagtttttctccttcaaCTGCTCTTCTCATATACCTACCCTAGAGTTGCTCCATGTGCAGCCACCCACCACCTTCTTCAACCCACCCAGACTGACTAGGTGGCAAGGGATCTATGTGGGTGAG GTGACCTTGAGCAGCTCGGCCCGGCTGGATGCCCTGGTGGTGAACCACTATGAGCTGCAGCTGCGGTTCATATGTGGCAACCACGTGATGGAGGGACCACTCTCTGTGGATGTGGAGCAGGACCCTGGCCATATCCGGTGTGTTGGCCGATTTGCCAGCCCAG GTGGGGAAATCATTCAGGTGCTGGAAACAGTCTCACCTGGGGCCCGCCTGTACACTCTGTTGCTCCCAGGCCTGGAACTCCAGGGTGCCCAG ATGAGCATCACCAGTGCCCAGGACCCTCCACACTTCCCTGGACCTTTCTCTATCAATAGGCAGGGTTGGCTGCAGGCGCCATCCCAGGGCCTCAAAGGCCAGGCTCAAAAG AGCTTCCAGCTTCAGGTCTCAGTGACCTTTGGACAAAACCGAAGCTGCCATGGCATGCTGATGGTTAAAGTTTTGCCTGCTCCCTCCAGCCAGGTCTCCTTCCT GGAGCAAGCCCAGAATATCACCATCTTGGAGAACCTGGTCCCCGGGAGTAAGGTGGCTCAGGTCCAGGCCCGGGGCTTCGATGTGCGCTATGAAATCGTCTCCCCGGTGCCCTGCCCGCTCTTCTCCATCGGTCGCG CCGACGGTGTGGTGCGGACCGCTGCTCCTCTGGAGTTGACGCCAGCGACCAAAGGAGCCGCGGTTACACGGCTGCAAGTGAAGGCCTTCGAGCGGCTCCGTCCGTGGGCCAGCGTCGAGCTCGATCTCACGGTGAAAGTGCGGTCAGTCAACCGCTGGCCCCCGCGCTGCCTCCCAGAGCTGCTGGT gaCACAAATCCCGGAGACCATGCCTGTGGGCACCATGCTGAACACCTTCACTTGCACTGACCCGGATTCTCCTGGTTCCACCTTGGACTACCAGCTGCGGTTCCACAGCCCTCCTGGCCCAGCCAGTCTCTGCCTTCGAGAAAGGGTCCTGGAG GTGAATGCCACACTGGACTGTGACACTCCTGGGGCCTGCTTTCAGCATGCAGCCTCCATCCTGGTGCTTGATGATGGTCAGCCCCTGATGACCA CTGAGGTGCCAGTACTGGTGATGGTGACACCTGTCAACGAGTTCTCCCCAGCCTGTGTCTCACGCACATTTCGAGTTCGGGAGGATGCAGGGCCCCACACTCTTCTGGGCTCTGTGGTGGGCACCGACATGGACTACCCGCACAACAGCATTGAGTACCACACCTCTGGCGGATCCGCCACCTTTGCTGTGGACCATCTCAGCG GAGAGGTTCGCCTCCTGGGGTCTTTGGACTATGAGCTGCAAAGGTTATACAGGCTCACTGTCCTGCTGACTGACCACAGCCAAGACCAGGACGCCACTTGCCACCACTCAGGCTCCTGCACCATTACCATCGAGGTTGAG GATGTGAATGACCATGCCCCAGAGTGTGAGCCCCCCTTTCAGGAACTCACCATCCACACATCCCTGGGCCAGAGCGTGGAGGTGACCAAGGTGTTATGTCGGGTCCCCCAGGAGCCTCAGCGCCTGGCCTTCTCCTACAGTATCGTGGGAG GGAATAGTCAGAGCCGATTCAGTCTGCAAGGAGCCATCCTGGTGCACAATGACCTCATGTTGGCACCCCCTTGGCCAGAGCAGCCTCATACTTATGAGCTATTGATTCGTGTGGCCGATGCAGgtccctccatcccccatctCAGCACCACAGCCACCGTCATTGTGCATCTAGTTCCGTGGAGGGCCAGCACAGTGGCCACCAGCACCCACAGAGCCACA ATGCCTTCAATGATGACAGCCCTGCTTGTGACAGACACGGAGGCTTTCTGGCAGCCGGAGCCCTGGTTTGTGGTGATGCTGACAATGACCGGTGcccttctcctcttggctctgggCTGGCTCCTCAACAGGCTCCTTCAGGG TATCCAAGGAGCTGAGAGGTCCATTGAGGGGTTCATGGAGGCGCCAAGGATGGAGATGCCACAGGCACCCAGCAGCATCATGAGCCTG CACTTTGATGGCAGAGCACAGGACTCCCGTGAGTCCCCCTCTTCCCAAACTATTCTCCACCTGGGCCCACTTTCTCTCCTTACCCCATCTCAGTATCTCCTCCTGCCACCAGACATCCACTATCTACTCTTTCCCTGA
- the CDHR4 gene encoding cadherin-related family member 4 isoform X9, translating into MVLLRALVLLLALVVSDVHCLPWFIKVSESQGPGTILQFFSFNCSSHIPTLELLHVQPPTTFFNPPRLTRWQGIYVGEVTLSSSARLDALVVNHYELQLRFICGNHVMEGPLSVDVEQDPGHIRCVGRFASPGGEIIQVLETVSPGARLYTLLLPGLELQGAQMSITSAQDPPHFPGPFSINRQGWLQAPSQGLKGQAQKSFQLQVSVTFGQNRSCHGMLMVKVLPAPSSQVSFLEQAQNITILENLVPGSKVAQVQARGFDVRYEIVSPVPCPLFSIGRADGVVRTAAPLELTPATKGAAVTRLQVKAFERLRPWASVELDLTVKVRSVNRWPPRCLPELLVTQIPETMPVGTMLNTFTCTDPDSPGSTLDYQLRFHSPPGPASLCLRERVLEVNATLDCDTPGACFQHAASILVLDDGQPLMTTEVPVLVMVTPVNEFSPACVSRTFRVREDAGPHTLLGSVVGTDMDYPHNSIEYHTSGGSATFAVDHLSGEVRLLGSLDYELQRLYRLTVLLTDHSQDQDATCHHSGSCTITIEVEDVNDHAPECEPPFQELTIHTSLGQSVEVTKVLCRVPQEPQRLAFSYSIVGGNSQSRFSLQGAILVHNDLMLAPPWPEQPHTYELLIRVADAGPSIPHLSTTATVIVHLVPWRASTVATSTHRATMPSMMTALLVTDTEAFWQPEPWFVVMLTMTGALLLLALGWLLNRLLQGIQGAERSIEGFMEAPRMEMPQAPSSIMSLQHFDGRAQDSRTGRDYLFNTRTGARHWL; encoded by the exons ATGGTGCTGCTCAGGGCCCTGGTGCTGCTTCTTGCTCTGGTTGTCTCTG ACGTCCACTGCCTGCCCTGGTTCATAAAAGTCTCCGAGAGCCAGGGACCTGGCACCAtccttcagtttttctccttcaaCTGCTCTTCTCATATACCTACCCTAGAGTTGCTCCATGTGCAGCCACCCACCACCTTCTTCAACCCACCCAGACTGACTAGGTGGCAAGGGATCTATGTGGGTGAG GTGACCTTGAGCAGCTCGGCCCGGCTGGATGCCCTGGTGGTGAACCACTATGAGCTGCAGCTGCGGTTCATATGTGGCAACCACGTGATGGAGGGACCACTCTCTGTGGATGTGGAGCAGGACCCTGGCCATATCCGGTGTGTTGGCCGATTTGCCAGCCCAG GTGGGGAAATCATTCAGGTGCTGGAAACAGTCTCACCTGGGGCCCGCCTGTACACTCTGTTGCTCCCAGGCCTGGAACTCCAGGGTGCCCAG ATGAGCATCACCAGTGCCCAGGACCCTCCACACTTCCCTGGACCTTTCTCTATCAATAGGCAGGGTTGGCTGCAGGCGCCATCCCAGGGCCTCAAAGGCCAGGCTCAAAAG AGCTTCCAGCTTCAGGTCTCAGTGACCTTTGGACAAAACCGAAGCTGCCATGGCATGCTGATGGTTAAAGTTTTGCCTGCTCCCTCCAGCCAGGTCTCCTTCCT GGAGCAAGCCCAGAATATCACCATCTTGGAGAACCTGGTCCCCGGGAGTAAGGTGGCTCAGGTCCAGGCCCGGGGCTTCGATGTGCGCTATGAAATCGTCTCCCCGGTGCCCTGCCCGCTCTTCTCCATCGGTCGCG CCGACGGTGTGGTGCGGACCGCTGCTCCTCTGGAGTTGACGCCAGCGACCAAAGGAGCCGCGGTTACACGGCTGCAAGTGAAGGCCTTCGAGCGGCTCCGTCCGTGGGCCAGCGTCGAGCTCGATCTCACGGTGAAAGTGCGGTCAGTCAACCGCTGGCCCCCGCGCTGCCTCCCAGAGCTGCTGGT gaCACAAATCCCGGAGACCATGCCTGTGGGCACCATGCTGAACACCTTCACTTGCACTGACCCGGATTCTCCTGGTTCCACCTTGGACTACCAGCTGCGGTTCCACAGCCCTCCTGGCCCAGCCAGTCTCTGCCTTCGAGAAAGGGTCCTGGAG GTGAATGCCACACTGGACTGTGACACTCCTGGGGCCTGCTTTCAGCATGCAGCCTCCATCCTGGTGCTTGATGATGGTCAGCCCCTGATGACCA CTGAGGTGCCAGTACTGGTGATGGTGACACCTGTCAACGAGTTCTCCCCAGCCTGTGTCTCACGCACATTTCGAGTTCGGGAGGATGCAGGGCCCCACACTCTTCTGGGCTCTGTGGTGGGCACCGACATGGACTACCCGCACAACAGCATTGAGTACCACACCTCTGGCGGATCCGCCACCTTTGCTGTGGACCATCTCAGCG GAGAGGTTCGCCTCCTGGGGTCTTTGGACTATGAGCTGCAAAGGTTATACAGGCTCACTGTCCTGCTGACTGACCACAGCCAAGACCAGGACGCCACTTGCCACCACTCAGGCTCCTGCACCATTACCATCGAGGTTGAG GATGTGAATGACCATGCCCCAGAGTGTGAGCCCCCCTTTCAGGAACTCACCATCCACACATCCCTGGGCCAGAGCGTGGAGGTGACCAAGGTGTTATGTCGGGTCCCCCAGGAGCCTCAGCGCCTGGCCTTCTCCTACAGTATCGTGGGAG GGAATAGTCAGAGCCGATTCAGTCTGCAAGGAGCCATCCTGGTGCACAATGACCTCATGTTGGCACCCCCTTGGCCAGAGCAGCCTCATACTTATGAGCTATTGATTCGTGTGGCCGATGCAGgtccctccatcccccatctCAGCACCACAGCCACCGTCATTGTGCATCTAGTTCCGTGGAGGGCCAGCACAGTGGCCACCAGCACCCACAGAGCCACA ATGCCTTCAATGATGACAGCCCTGCTTGTGACAGACACGGAGGCTTTCTGGCAGCCGGAGCCCTGGTTTGTGGTGATGCTGACAATGACCGGTGcccttctcctcttggctctgggCTGGCTCCTCAACAGGCTCCTTCAGGG TATCCAAGGAGCTGAGAGGTCCATTGAGGGGTTCATGGAGGCGCCAAGGATGGAGATGCCACAGGCACCCAGCAGCATCATGAGCCTG CAGCACTTTGATGGCAGAGCACAGGACTCCC GTACAGGCAGAGATTACCTGTTCAACACGCGCACGGGAGCCCGGCACTGGCTCTGA
- the CDHR4 gene encoding cadherin-related family member 4 isoform X13: MWQPRDGGTTLCGCGAGPWPYPVCWPICQPRWGNHSGAGNSLTWGPPVHSVAPRPGTPGCPGRVGCRRHPRASKARLKREQAQNITILENLVPGSKVAQVQARGFDVRYEIVSPVPCPLFSIGRADGVVRTAAPLELTPATKGAAVTRLQVKAFERLRPWASVELDLTVKVRSVNRWPPRCLPELLVTQIPETMPVGTMLNTFTCTDPDSPGSTLDYQLRFHSPPGPASLCLRERVLEVNATLDCDTPGACFQHAASILVLDDGQPLMTTEVPVLVMVTPVNEFSPACVSRTFRVREDAGPHTLLGSVVGTDMDYPHNSIEYHTSGGSATFAVDHLSGEVRLLGSLDYELQRLYRLTVLLTDHSQDQDATCHHSGSCTITIEVEDVNDHAPECEPPFQELTIHTSLGQSVEVTKVLCRVPQEPQRLAFSYSIVGGNSQSRFSLQGAILVHNDLMLAPPWPEQPHTYELLIRVADAGPSIPHLSTTATVIVHLVPWRASTVATSTHRATMPSMMTALLVTDTEAFWQPEPWFVVMLTMTGALLLLALGWLLNRLLQGLARVLQAPSIPAQALLLNSIQGAERSIEGFMEAPRMEMPQAPSSIMSLQHFDGRAQDSRESPSSQTILHLGPLSLLTPSQYLLLPPDIHYLLFP; the protein is encoded by the exons ATGTGGCAACCACGTGATGGAGGGACCACTCTCTGTGGATGTGGAGCAGGACCCTGGCCATATCCGGTGTGTTGGCCGATTTGCCAGCCCAG GTGGGGAAATCATTCAGGTGCTGGAAACAGTCTCACCTGGGGCCCGCCTGTACACTCTGTTGCTCCCAGGCCTGGAACTCCAGGGTGCCCAG GCAGGGTTGGCTGCAGGCGCCATCCCAGGGCCTCAAAGGCCAGGCTCAAAAG GGAGCAAGCCCAGAATATCACCATCTTGGAGAACCTGGTCCCCGGGAGTAAGGTGGCTCAGGTCCAGGCCCGGGGCTTCGATGTGCGCTATGAAATCGTCTCCCCGGTGCCCTGCCCGCTCTTCTCCATCGGTCGCG CCGACGGTGTGGTGCGGACCGCTGCTCCTCTGGAGTTGACGCCAGCGACCAAAGGAGCCGCGGTTACACGGCTGCAAGTGAAGGCCTTCGAGCGGCTCCGTCCGTGGGCCAGCGTCGAGCTCGATCTCACGGTGAAAGTGCGGTCAGTCAACCGCTGGCCCCCGCGCTGCCTCCCAGAGCTGCTGGT gaCACAAATCCCGGAGACCATGCCTGTGGGCACCATGCTGAACACCTTCACTTGCACTGACCCGGATTCTCCTGGTTCCACCTTGGACTACCAGCTGCGGTTCCACAGCCCTCCTGGCCCAGCCAGTCTCTGCCTTCGAGAAAGGGTCCTGGAG GTGAATGCCACACTGGACTGTGACACTCCTGGGGCCTGCTTTCAGCATGCAGCCTCCATCCTGGTGCTTGATGATGGTCAGCCCCTGATGACCA CTGAGGTGCCAGTACTGGTGATGGTGACACCTGTCAACGAGTTCTCCCCAGCCTGTGTCTCACGCACATTTCGAGTTCGGGAGGATGCAGGGCCCCACACTCTTCTGGGCTCTGTGGTGGGCACCGACATGGACTACCCGCACAACAGCATTGAGTACCACACCTCTGGCGGATCCGCCACCTTTGCTGTGGACCATCTCAGCG GAGAGGTTCGCCTCCTGGGGTCTTTGGACTATGAGCTGCAAAGGTTATACAGGCTCACTGTCCTGCTGACTGACCACAGCCAAGACCAGGACGCCACTTGCCACCACTCAGGCTCCTGCACCATTACCATCGAGGTTGAG GATGTGAATGACCATGCCCCAGAGTGTGAGCCCCCCTTTCAGGAACTCACCATCCACACATCCCTGGGCCAGAGCGTGGAGGTGACCAAGGTGTTATGTCGGGTCCCCCAGGAGCCTCAGCGCCTGGCCTTCTCCTACAGTATCGTGGGAG GGAATAGTCAGAGCCGATTCAGTCTGCAAGGAGCCATCCTGGTGCACAATGACCTCATGTTGGCACCCCCTTGGCCAGAGCAGCCTCATACTTATGAGCTATTGATTCGTGTGGCCGATGCAGgtccctccatcccccatctCAGCACCACAGCCACCGTCATTGTGCATCTAGTTCCGTGGAGGGCCAGCACAGTGGCCACCAGCACCCACAGAGCCACA ATGCCTTCAATGATGACAGCCCTGCTTGTGACAGACACGGAGGCTTTCTGGCAGCCGGAGCCCTGGTTTGTGGTGATGCTGACAATGACCGGTGcccttctcctcttggctctgggCTGGCTCCTCAACAGGCTCCTTCAGGG GTTGGCCCGGGTGCTACAGGCACCAAGCATACCAGCCCAGGCTCTGCTGCTAAACAG TATCCAAGGAGCTGAGAGGTCCATTGAGGGGTTCATGGAGGCGCCAAGGATGGAGATGCCACAGGCACCCAGCAGCATCATGAGCCTG CAGCACTTTGATGGCAGAGCACAGGACTCCCGTGAGTCCCCCTCTTCCCAAACTATTCTCCACCTGGGCCCACTTTCTCTCCTTACCCCATCTCAGTATCTCCTCCTGCCACCAGACATCCACTATCTACTCTTTCCCTGA